The following is a genomic window from Marinobacter salsuginis.
CCTGTTCGGGTGCCATTCCCTTTTCTCCCGCTCTGAACTGAACCAACTCTATGCAACTTTAATGCGAATAATTGTTATTTGCAATGCTGGATCAATGATCCGTAATTGACCCGGCGCCCTATACATTCTCTGTCTGGGGTATGCCTCGGCGACGCCGGCTTCAACTGCTACTCTGAATGTTCTGATGACACCGTTAAAAACGGAGGCTCCAATGGGTATTCTCAAGCACCTTCTCCTGACCGGCACCCTGTTACTGGTCGCTGTCTCGAGCCAGGCAAATCAGACCTTCTCCTCAGATAGAGCGGATTTTCGCCTCGAAACCGTGGCACAGAACCTGGAACACCCCTGGAGCCTGGCATTTTTACCGGATGGCGCCATGCTGGTCACAGAACGGGAAGGTCGGCTGCGGATGATCCGGAACGGTTCGTTGGTGGAGGCGCCCATCAGTGGCGTACCGGAGCTCGTTGTATCCGGGCAGGGAGGATTGCTGGACATTATTCTGCATCCGGACTTCAAGCAGAATCAGGTGCTGTTCCTGAGCTACGCCCACAGAAACCGGGAGGGTATGACTACCCGGGTAGCTCGCGCGCGTTTAAATGGTGATCGCCTCAGCGACGTTGAAGTGATTTTTGAAGCCCTGCCTCGCTCCAACGGCGGCCGCCACTTCGCCGGCCGGATGGAATTCGACCGGGAGGGCAACCTGTACGTGGCGGTCGGCGACCGTGGCGACATGGATCGCGCTCAGGACAACGCAGACGATGCCGGAGGCGTTCACCGGATTACGACCGACGGCTCTCCTGCTCCGGGCAATCCGTTCCTCGACACCGCCGGCGTCAACGACACCTTTTACACAACCGGCAACCGAAATATCCAGGGCATGACCATCCATCCGGAAACGGGCGAGATCTGGAGCCACGAGCATGGCCCCCGGGGTGGTGACGAAATCAATATTATCCGTGCCGGAACGGACTATGGCTGGCCAACAATCACCTACGGCATCGACTACTCTGGCCTGCCCATCAGCAGTAAAACCAGCCAGGAAGGCATGGCCCAGCCACTGCATTACTGGGACCCATCCATCGCGCCCTCAGGCATGGCGTTCTATACCGGGGATCTGTTCCCGGAATGGCAGGGGGATCTGTTCGTCGGGGCGCTAAAAATGCGCAAGCTGGTTCGCCTGCGCATTCAGGACGGCAAAGTGACCGAAGAGGAAGATCTTTTGACCGATCTCGGCGAACGGATCCGCGATGTGCGCATGGGCCCGGACGGCGCTCTCTGGCTACTCACGGATTCACCAAGAGGACAGGTTTACCGGATGGTTTC
Proteins encoded in this region:
- a CDS encoding PQQ-dependent sugar dehydrogenase, whose amino-acid sequence is MGILKHLLLTGTLLLVAVSSQANQTFSSDRADFRLETVAQNLEHPWSLAFLPDGAMLVTEREGRLRMIRNGSLVEAPISGVPELVVSGQGGLLDIILHPDFKQNQVLFLSYAHRNREGMTTRVARARLNGDRLSDVEVIFEALPRSNGGRHFAGRMEFDREGNLYVAVGDRGDMDRAQDNADDAGGVHRITTDGSPAPGNPFLDTAGVNDTFYTTGNRNIQGMTIHPETGEIWSHEHGPRGGDEINIIRAGTDYGWPTITYGIDYSGLPISSKTSQEGMAQPLHYWDPSIAPSGMAFYTGDLFPEWQGDLFVGALKMRKLVRLRIQDGKVTEEEDLLTDLGERIRDVRMGPDGALWLLTDSPRGQVYRMVSVQ